A window of Acidimicrobiales bacterium contains these coding sequences:
- a CDS encoding histidine triad nucleotide-binding protein: protein MSDSAATADCLFCRIVRGEIPAQVLHRTEHAVAFRDINPQAPVHVLVVPRRHIDDASVLGPDDGTVLADLLVAARQVAESEGIAERGYRLLFNVGEDASNSVPHLHLHVIGGRRLAWPPG, encoded by the coding sequence GTGAGCGACAGCGCCGCTACCGCCGACTGCCTCTTCTGCCGCATCGTGCGCGGTGAGATCCCTGCGCAGGTTCTGCACCGCACGGAGCACGCCGTGGCGTTCCGCGACATCAACCCGCAGGCCCCCGTGCACGTGCTGGTCGTGCCCCGCCGCCACATCGATGACGCCTCGGTGCTCGGTCCCGACGACGGCACCGTGCTCGCCGACCTGTTGGTGGCGGCGCGCCAGGTGGCCGAGTCCGAGGGGATCGCCGAGCGCGGCTACCGGCTCCTGTTCAACGTGGGCGAGGACGCGTCGAATTCCGTGCCCCACCTCCACCTGCACGTCATCGGCGGCCGCCGGTTGGCCTGGCCGCCGGGCTGA
- a CDS encoding helix-turn-helix domain-containing protein: MSTKDAAEHLGVTLRSLYRFIDEGSLPAFKFGRVIRLKADDVDVFIETCRIEPGSLEHLYPEVKGSTAAHGGEARS; this comes from the coding sequence ATGAGTACGAAGGATGCGGCCGAGCACCTCGGCGTGACGCTGCGCAGCCTCTACCGCTTCATCGACGAGGGGTCGCTGCCCGCCTTCAAGTTCGGGCGCGTCATCCGACTGAAGGCCGACGACGTCGACGTCTTCATCGAGACCTGCCGCATCGAGCCCGGCAGCCTCGAGCACCTCTACCCGGAGGTGAAGGGGTCGACCGCGGCGCACGGCGGCGAGGCACGGTCGTGA
- the dnaJ gene encoding molecular chaperone DnaJ, which produces MAADFYALLEVGPQATEDEIKRAYRRKARELHPDRTGGDAVAEARFKEVTRAYEVLRDPERRARYDRFGPDGVDGPVPGAGDMFGGGLGDLFDAFFGGAAGGPRRRGGPVRGDDAELVVELDFREAVFGAKRQLTLNTLAACATCDGHGARTGTTATSCPECQGSGELRRVRQSILGQVVTAVPCRRCGGTGEVISSPCPDCRGDGRVAEERTLTIDVPAGVDHGSTLRLSGRGPAGPRGGPPGDLYVHLSVQPDERFVRSGDDLHAELHVSMAQAALGATPSFETLDGTEELAIAPATQTGHVIRLRGRGVPHVRGRGRGDLVVQVVVDTPTKLTKTQEELLRQFAAEAGEEVGPPDEGLMARLRSAFG; this is translated from the coding sequence GTGGCCGCTGACTTCTACGCGCTTCTCGAGGTGGGCCCGCAGGCGACCGAGGACGAGATCAAGCGCGCCTACCGGCGCAAGGCTCGCGAGCTGCACCCCGACCGCACCGGCGGCGACGCCGTCGCCGAGGCGCGCTTCAAGGAGGTGACCCGCGCCTACGAGGTGCTGCGCGACCCCGAGCGCCGGGCGCGCTACGACCGCTTCGGCCCCGACGGTGTCGACGGCCCCGTCCCCGGAGCGGGCGACATGTTCGGCGGCGGCCTGGGCGACCTCTTCGACGCCTTCTTCGGCGGGGCGGCCGGCGGCCCCCGGCGCCGGGGCGGGCCCGTCCGCGGCGACGACGCCGAGCTCGTGGTCGAGCTCGACTTCCGGGAGGCGGTGTTCGGCGCCAAGCGCCAGCTCACGCTCAACACCCTGGCGGCCTGCGCCACCTGCGACGGGCACGGGGCGCGGACGGGGACCACCGCCACGAGCTGCCCCGAGTGCCAGGGCTCCGGCGAGCTGCGCCGGGTCCGCCAGTCCATCCTCGGCCAGGTGGTGACGGCCGTGCCGTGCCGCCGCTGCGGCGGCACGGGCGAGGTGATCTCGAGCCCGTGCCCCGACTGCCGCGGCGACGGGCGCGTGGCCGAGGAGCGGACGCTCACCATCGACGTCCCCGCCGGCGTCGACCACGGCTCCACCCTGCGCCTGTCCGGCCGCGGGCCCGCGGGCCCGCGCGGTGGACCACCGGGCGACCTCTACGTCCACCTGTCGGTGCAGCCCGACGAACGCTTCGTCCGCAGCGGTGACGACCTGCATGCGGAGCTGCACGTCTCCATGGCGCAGGCCGCCCTGGGCGCCACGCCGTCGTTCGAGACCCTCGACGGCACCGAGGAGCTCGCCATCGCCCCCGCGACGCAGACGGGCCACGTCATCCGGTTGCGCGGCCGCGGCGTGCCCCACGTACGCGGCCGCGGCCGCGGTGACCTCGTGGTCCAGGTGGTGGTGGACACCCCGACGAAGCTGACGAAGACGCAGGAGGAGCTCCTCCGCCAGTTCGCGGCGGAGGCGGGGGAGGAGGTCGGGCCCCCCGACGAGGGCCTCATGGCCCGCCTGCGCTCCGCCTTCGGCTGA
- the hrcA gene encoding heat-inducible transcriptional repressor HrcA — MGSKRATRPERAEQATPAPAHARGRTAPPRPTRGGGPAGRTPPAGESTGAVDPGLDHRKAAILKAVVSEYIETAQPVGSAHITGTPGVEVSSATVRSEMAALERDGYLVQPHTSAGRIPTDKGYRFFVDHLGRPGTLGPNQRQEVRNFFTHVHGEVEELLGRTSGLLADLTDYAAVVVGPSHESATVRSVQLVGLSPRVALLVVVLSDGAVEKRSVDLPGDTGDDALAGAAAHLTAHLRGGTLAAPGPVPDVGDAALDAIVRCGVDALGELGATDEPEHVFVGGSSRMASAFDAVETVRSVLSILEQQLVVVELIEDILDRGLSVAIGAEHGFEPLAACALVVAPVSIDGELAGTIGVVGPTRMHYPRALAAVQVVGRQLGEHLAGAPSGRGDSGRSSTGHAGAPGRRAKRGEGPARGR; from the coding sequence ATGGGCAGCAAACGGGCGACGCGCCCCGAGCGCGCAGAGCAGGCGACCCCGGCACCGGCGCACGCCCGGGGCCGCACGGCCCCGCCGCGCCCGACGCGGGGGGGTGGGCCCGCCGGGCGCACGCCGCCGGCCGGGGAGTCGACCGGCGCCGTCGATCCCGGGCTCGACCACCGCAAGGCCGCCATCTTGAAGGCCGTGGTCTCGGAGTACATCGAGACCGCGCAGCCCGTGGGGTCGGCCCACATCACCGGCACGCCGGGCGTGGAGGTGTCGTCGGCCACGGTCCGCAGCGAGATGGCGGCGCTCGAGCGCGACGGCTACCTCGTGCAGCCCCACACGAGCGCCGGCCGCATCCCCACCGACAAGGGGTACCGCTTCTTCGTCGACCACCTGGGGCGGCCGGGCACCCTCGGGCCGAACCAGCGCCAGGAGGTCCGCAACTTCTTCACCCACGTCCACGGCGAGGTCGAGGAGCTCCTCGGCCGGACGAGCGGCCTGCTCGCCGACCTCACCGACTACGCGGCCGTGGTGGTCGGCCCCAGCCACGAGTCGGCCACCGTCCGGTCGGTGCAGCTCGTGGGGCTGTCGCCGCGCGTCGCCCTGCTGGTGGTCGTGCTCTCCGACGGCGCCGTGGAGAAGCGCAGCGTCGACCTGCCCGGCGACACCGGTGACGACGCGCTGGCGGGCGCGGCCGCCCATCTGACCGCCCACCTGCGCGGCGGGACGCTCGCCGCCCCGGGCCCGGTGCCCGACGTCGGTGACGCCGCGCTCGACGCCATCGTCCGCTGCGGCGTCGACGCGCTGGGGGAGCTCGGTGCCACCGACGAGCCCGAGCACGTCTTCGTGGGCGGGTCGTCGCGCATGGCGTCGGCCTTCGACGCCGTGGAGACGGTGCGCTCGGTCCTCTCCATCCTCGAGCAGCAGCTCGTGGTGGTGGAGCTCATCGAGGACATCCTCGACCGGGGGCTGTCGGTGGCCATCGGCGCCGAGCACGGCTTCGAGCCCCTGGCGGCCTGCGCGCTGGTGGTGGCGCCGGTGTCGATCGACGGCGAGCTGGCCGGGACCATCGGCGTGGTCGGCCCCACGCGCATGCACTACCCGCGGGCTCTGGCGGCGGTGCAGGTGGTCGGCCGGCAGCTGGGCGAGCACCTCGCCGGCGCCCCGTCGGGGCGCGGCGACAGCGGCCGGTCGTCGACGGGACACGCCGGCGCGCCGGGGCGTCGGGCCAAGCGAGGCGAAGGGCCCGCCCGTGGCCGCTGA
- a CDS encoding ATP-dependent DNA helicase: MPGPTDVAQALAAVTAALPGGGEDRPGQLAMAEAVGRAVDEHRHLVVAAGTGTGKSLAYLVPAALSGRRVVVATATKALQDQLATKDLPLVADALAGSAPLRVAVLKGRSNYLCRQRATEVGGAVEEPGLAGMALFDADEASGSGRHHDDGGAPTTVDIGRLGGQLRRLIAWAATSETGDRAELDFEPQARAWAALSVSARECPGAFRCPSGTICFAEQARERAAGADIVVVNTHLYATHVASDGAVLPEHDVVVLDEAHAVEDTMTTALGVELTAGRLRAMAQSTRGLVGDDDVGFADGVADAADRLEAVLTPRTGRRVLNGARGAPDTAADEELLAVLGLARGRLDALVGALRRAEDGGGDTDEGARRNRAVVAAGHLVEELGAVAASGDEQVAWVEASGPSGRIPVLRVAPVEVGPLLAQRLWPTVTAVLTSATVPPQLRERLGLPADATDQLDVGSPFPYRTCALLYCAAHLPDPRRPGAADAVHQELRTLITAAGGRTLALFTSWRAMHAAADALRPVLPFRVLTQSDLPKARLVDAFTAEHGACLFATMSFWQGVDVPGPTLSLVTLDKLPFPRPDDPLLQARRERAGEAAFRAVDLPRAATLLAQGAGRLIRSSTDTGVVAVLDSRLATARYRQALLEGFPPMRRTIDHEEVVAFLAAAAERAGGAGGAGDQRGAGRRQDATPDD, translated from the coding sequence GTGCCGGGCCCCACCGACGTCGCGCAGGCTCTGGCGGCGGTGACCGCCGCCCTCCCCGGTGGGGGCGAGGACAGACCCGGCCAGCTGGCCATGGCGGAGGCGGTGGGCCGGGCTGTCGACGAGCACCGGCACCTCGTCGTGGCGGCGGGGACCGGCACCGGGAAGTCCCTGGCCTACCTGGTCCCGGCGGCGCTGTCGGGCCGCCGGGTGGTCGTGGCCACCGCCACCAAGGCCCTCCAGGACCAACTGGCCACCAAGGACCTCCCCCTGGTGGCCGACGCCCTGGCGGGCTCCGCGCCGCTGCGGGTGGCGGTGCTCAAGGGGCGTTCCAATTACCTGTGCCGCCAGCGTGCCACCGAGGTGGGCGGCGCCGTGGAGGAGCCCGGCCTCGCCGGCATGGCCCTGTTCGACGCCGACGAGGCCTCGGGGTCCGGGCGCCACCACGACGACGGCGGCGCACCGACGACGGTCGACATCGGGCGGCTGGGCGGCCAGCTGCGGCGCCTCATCGCCTGGGCCGCCACGTCGGAGACCGGGGACCGTGCCGAGCTCGACTTCGAGCCCCAGGCCCGCGCCTGGGCGGCGTTGTCGGTGTCGGCGCGCGAGTGCCCGGGCGCCTTCCGGTGCCCGTCGGGGACGATCTGCTTCGCCGAACAGGCGCGCGAGCGCGCCGCGGGCGCCGACATCGTCGTGGTGAACACGCACCTCTACGCCACCCACGTCGCCAGCGACGGCGCCGTGCTCCCCGAGCACGACGTGGTGGTGCTCGACGAGGCCCACGCCGTCGAGGACACCATGACCACGGCACTGGGCGTCGAGCTCACGGCCGGGCGGCTGCGCGCCATGGCGCAGAGCACGCGGGGGCTGGTCGGTGACGACGACGTCGGCTTCGCCGACGGCGTCGCCGACGCCGCGGACAGACTCGAGGCGGTCCTGACGCCGCGTACGGGGCGGCGCGTGCTGAACGGCGCCCGTGGCGCGCCGGATACCGCAGCCGACGAGGAGCTCCTGGCCGTGCTCGGTCTCGCCCGGGGACGGCTCGACGCGTTGGTGGGCGCGCTGCGGCGGGCCGAGGACGGCGGCGGCGACACCGACGAGGGCGCACGCCGGAACCGGGCCGTCGTGGCCGCAGGGCACCTGGTCGAGGAGCTGGGGGCGGTGGCCGCCTCCGGGGACGAGCAGGTGGCCTGGGTGGAGGCATCGGGGCCGTCGGGTCGCATCCCGGTCCTGCGGGTGGCGCCCGTCGAGGTGGGCCCGCTGCTGGCCCAGCGCCTGTGGCCGACCGTGACCGCCGTGCTGACGTCGGCGACGGTGCCCCCGCAGCTGCGCGAGCGCCTCGGCCTGCCCGCCGACGCCACCGACCAGCTCGACGTGGGGAGCCCCTTCCCGTACCGGACGTGCGCGCTGCTCTACTGCGCGGCCCACCTCCCCGACCCGCGCCGTCCGGGGGCCGCCGACGCCGTGCACCAGGAGCTGCGCACCCTGATAACGGCGGCCGGCGGCCGGACCCTGGCGCTGTTCACGAGCTGGCGGGCCATGCACGCCGCCGCGGACGCCCTGCGCCCCGTGCTGCCGTTCCGCGTGCTGACCCAGAGCGACCTGCCCAAGGCCCGGCTCGTGGACGCGTTCACGGCGGAGCACGGCGCGTGCCTGTTCGCCACCATGTCGTTCTGGCAAGGCGTCGACGTGCCCGGTCCCACACTGTCGCTCGTGACCCTCGACAAGCTCCCGTTCCCCCGCCCCGACGACCCGCTGCTGCAGGCCCGCCGCGAGCGGGCCGGGGAGGCGGCCTTCCGCGCCGTCGACCTGCCGCGGGCGGCGACGCTGCTCGCCCAGGGGGCGGGACGGCTCATCCGGTCGTCCACGGACACGGGCGTGGTGGCGGTCCTCGACTCCCGCCTGGCCACGGCGCGCTACCGGCAGGCGCTGCTCGAGGGGTTCCCCCCCATGCGGCGCACGATCGACCACGAAGAGGTCGTCGCCTTCCTGGCCGCCGCAGCCGAGCGTGCCGGGGGCGCCGGGGGCGCCGGGGACCAGAGGGGCGCCGGGCGCCGCCAGGACGCCACACCGGACGACTGA
- the era gene encoding GTPase Era has protein sequence MTVVGRPNVGKSTLVNCVLGTKVTITSPRPNTTRRSVRGVLHRPGVQAVFVDTPGLHRPRTALGKRLNEQVAEALGDIDVVVPVLDATAAIGPGDRLVLERAAATCAARPAPGGAGPLSQLLVVVNKVDLASDAQVLERLAGASEVIEGHGGADAGAEFFPLSAVTGKGVDALVDSVLCRLPEGPPYFPEDMVSDVSEAFWVAELVREQLLAHVREELPHSIACRVAEWEWPRVRIDIIVERDSQKGMVIGKGGAMLKEVGTAVRKQLPPGAYIELRVRVEKRWQQRPDVIERFGY, from the coding sequence GTGACGGTGGTGGGCCGCCCCAACGTCGGGAAGTCGACGCTCGTCAACTGCGTCCTCGGCACCAAGGTCACCATCACCTCGCCCCGGCCCAACACGACGCGCCGTTCGGTGCGCGGCGTACTGCACCGCCCCGGGGTGCAGGCCGTGTTCGTCGACACCCCCGGGTTGCACCGCCCCCGCACCGCCCTCGGCAAGCGCCTGAACGAACAGGTGGCCGAGGCGCTCGGCGACATCGACGTGGTGGTGCCCGTCCTCGACGCCACCGCGGCGATCGGCCCCGGGGACCGCCTCGTGCTCGAACGGGCCGCGGCCACGTGCGCGGCGCGGCCCGCACCGGGTGGCGCCGGGCCGCTCTCGCAGCTGCTCGTCGTCGTCAACAAGGTCGACCTCGCCTCGGACGCGCAGGTCCTCGAACGGCTGGCCGGGGCGAGCGAGGTCATCGAGGGTCACGGCGGCGCCGACGCCGGCGCCGAGTTCTTCCCCCTGTCGGCCGTCACCGGCAAGGGCGTCGACGCCCTCGTCGACTCGGTCCTCTGCCGGCTGCCCGAGGGCCCGCCCTACTTCCCCGAGGACATGGTCTCCGACGTCTCCGAGGCGTTCTGGGTGGCCGAGCTCGTGCGCGAGCAGCTCCTGGCCCACGTGCGCGAGGAGCTCCCGCACTCGATCGCCTGTCGCGTGGCCGAGTGGGAATGGCCGCGCGTCCGCATCGACATCATCGTCGAGCGGGACTCGCAGAAGGGGATGGTCATCGGCAAGGGTGGCGCCATGCTCAAGGAGGTCGGCACGGCGGTGCGCAAGCAGCTGCCCCCGGGCGCCTACATCGAGCTGCGGGTGCGCGTCGAGAAGCGCTGGCAGCAACGGCCCGACGTCATCGAGCGATTCGGCTACTGA
- a CDS encoding hemolysin family protein, which translates to MTPPVLLTQRFGTADVVIIVVVVVLLVAAAVLALAETALVRTSRAKALALSDEKRRGASRLARLVEDPQAFLNPILLLVLVCQLVTATLVGILANRLFGALGVVAATVFEVVVIFVLAEALPKNWAVYNPERSALLAAPVVSALVHFPPVRVISNWLIGLANLLLTGPRHRRGAGVSESELLAMADVAMQDEVIETQERELIHSIIEFGDTIVREVMVPRPDMRAVEADMAVSEALGVAMAAGFSRLPVYAGNVDDVVGIAYAKDLIRAERDDQGTRPVRELVRPAHFVPETKRVSRLMREMQEKKFHQAIVVDEYGGTAGLVTLEDLIEELVGEIVDEYDVEDPPVQPMGDGEVSVTARLPVDELNELLHAELPEGDWDTVGGLLFNVLGRVPVEGEAVEVDGVRLMAEKVQGHRIGRIRITPLASGASHGTHRGDDDGGG; encoded by the coding sequence GTGACCCCGCCGGTGCTCCTGACGCAACGTTTCGGCACCGCCGACGTCGTCATCATCGTCGTCGTGGTCGTGCTGCTCGTGGCGGCCGCCGTCCTGGCGCTCGCCGAGACCGCCCTCGTCCGCACCAGCCGGGCCAAGGCGCTGGCCCTGAGCGACGAGAAACGGCGCGGGGCATCTCGCCTGGCCCGGCTGGTCGAGGACCCCCAGGCCTTCCTGAACCCCATCCTGCTCCTGGTCCTCGTGTGCCAGCTGGTCACCGCCACCCTCGTCGGCATCCTGGCGAACCGGCTCTTCGGGGCGCTCGGCGTCGTGGCCGCCACGGTGTTCGAAGTGGTGGTCATCTTCGTGCTGGCCGAGGCGCTCCCGAAGAACTGGGCGGTGTACAACCCGGAGCGTTCCGCCTTGCTGGCCGCCCCCGTCGTGTCGGCCCTCGTGCACTTCCCGCCGGTCCGTGTGATCTCCAACTGGCTGATCGGCCTGGCCAACCTCCTGCTCACCGGCCCGCGCCACCGCCGGGGGGCGGGCGTGAGCGAGTCCGAGCTGCTCGCCATGGCCGACGTCGCCATGCAGGACGAGGTCATCGAGACCCAGGAACGCGAGCTCATCCACTCCATCATCGAGTTCGGGGACACCATCGTGCGTGAGGTCATGGTGCCGCGCCCCGACATGCGGGCCGTCGAGGCCGACATGGCGGTGTCCGAGGCGCTCGGCGTGGCCATGGCGGCCGGGTTCTCCCGGCTGCCGGTCTACGCCGGCAACGTCGACGACGTCGTGGGCATCGCGTATGCCAAGGACCTCATCCGCGCCGAGCGCGACGATCAGGGCACCCGGCCCGTTCGGGAGCTCGTCCGCCCCGCGCACTTCGTGCCCGAGACCAAGCGCGTGTCGCGCCTCATGCGCGAGATGCAGGAGAAGAAGTTCCACCAGGCGATCGTGGTGGACGAGTACGGGGGTACCGCCGGCCTGGTGACGCTCGAGGACCTCATCGAGGAGCTGGTGGGGGAGATCGTCGACGAGTACGACGTGGAGGACCCCCCGGTGCAGCCCATGGGGGACGGCGAGGTGTCGGTCACGGCCCGGCTCCCGGTGGACGAGCTCAACGAGCTCCTCCACGCCGAGCTCCCGGAGGGCGACTGGGACACCGTGGGCGGCCTGCTGTTCAACGTCCTGGGCCGGGTGCCGGTCGAGGGCGAGGCGGTCGAGGTCGACGGGGTGCGCCTGATGGCCGAGAAGGTGCAGGGCCATCGCATCGGGAGGATCCGCATCACGCCCCTGGCGTCCGGGGCGTCGCACGGCACGCACCGCGGCGATGACGACGGCGGGGGCTGA
- a CDS encoding RsmE family RNA methyltransferase yields MGADDTRAVGADDTRAGTVPPGGPPPAASGAPLPATLGAAAQVFVQDLDAPEVAPGDGHHLLQVLRLRPGEIVVASDGRGRWRPCVLAGAAAGDRSVAVLEADGPVVATARPAPEVTVAFVPVKGERPEWAVQKLTEAGVDRIVVLRSARSVVRWEGDRAARAVDRLRRVAHEAAAQSRRAWLPEVDGVVSLDELGSLLAPVPLALAHPGGDPPSMRAPAVAVGPEGGWEASETAAGRPLVGLGPGVLRAETATVAVGLLLCALRQGLVGPSGGSPPGGPGAPDT; encoded by the coding sequence GTGGGCGCCGACGACACCCGCGCCGTGGGCGCCGACGACACCCGCGCCGGCACGGTTCCCCCCGGCGGGCCCCCGCCGGCCGCGAGCGGAGCGCCCCTGCCGGCCACGCTGGGTGCCGCCGCCCAGGTGTTCGTCCAGGACCTCGACGCCCCGGAGGTCGCTCCCGGCGACGGGCACCATCTCCTCCAGGTCCTTCGGCTGCGGCCGGGCGAAATCGTGGTGGCGTCGGACGGCAGGGGCCGGTGGCGGCCGTGCGTGCTCGCGGGCGCGGCGGCAGGCGACCGCTCCGTGGCGGTCCTCGAGGCCGACGGGCCCGTCGTGGCCACGGCCCGCCCGGCGCCCGAGGTCACGGTGGCGTTCGTGCCCGTGAAGGGGGAGCGCCCGGAGTGGGCGGTGCAGAAGCTCACGGAGGCCGGTGTGGACAGGATCGTCGTGCTTCGCTCGGCCCGGTCCGTGGTGCGGTGGGAGGGCGACCGCGCCGCGCGGGCGGTGGACCGGTTGCGGCGCGTGGCGCACGAAGCCGCCGCCCAGAGCCGCCGGGCGTGGCTCCCCGAGGTCGACGGCGTGGTCAGCCTCGACGAGCTCGGGAGCCTGCTGGCGCCGGTCCCGTTGGCCCTGGCCCACCCCGGAGGGGATCCTCCGAGCATGCGAGCGCCCGCCGTGGCGGTCGGCCCCGAGGGCGGCTGGGAAGCCTCCGAGACCGCCGCCGGGCGGCCGCTCGTGGGCCTCGGCCCCGGAGTCCTGCGGGCCGAGACGGCTACCGTGGCCGTTGGCCTGCTGCTTTGCGCCCTCCGGCAGGGGCTCGTGGGGCCTTCCGGAGGCTCTCCCCCCGGGGGGCCCGGAGCACCCGACACGTAG
- a CDS encoding PhoH family protein, translated as MRTPVSSTQVKILVPGNHLMVGLLGQRDELLRLIEQAFHGSRIVVRGNEISIEGEDAERVGRLFDELVMLLEQGQRLDAADVDRTITMVKDDVSPAEVMTTEVLRSARGRTVRPKTAGQKRYTDAIAASVVTFGIGPAGTGKSYLAVALAVQALQAREVDRIILTRPAVEAGERLGFLPGDIMAKVDPYLRPLYDALYDLLGPEGAQRLLERGTIEVAPLAFMRGRTLNRSFIILDEAQNTTPEQMKMFLTRIGFGSKVVVTGDVTQIDVPGGRSGLPGLEIVLGSVPGVAFVHLTQRDVVRARIVADIVSAYERADVASGTVHASTTHAPRAAAGGGRPSRPGRGPRGGQPDGG; from the coding sequence GTGAGAACGCCAGTGTCGTCCACCCAGGTCAAGATCCTCGTCCCCGGTAACCACCTCATGGTGGGCCTGCTCGGCCAGCGAGACGAGCTGCTCCGGCTGATCGAGCAGGCGTTCCACGGGTCCCGCATCGTGGTGCGGGGCAACGAGATCTCCATCGAGGGCGAGGACGCCGAGCGGGTGGGACGGCTCTTCGACGAGCTCGTCATGCTCCTCGAGCAGGGCCAGCGCCTCGACGCCGCCGACGTCGACCGGACCATCACCATGGTCAAGGACGACGTCAGCCCGGCGGAGGTCATGACCACGGAGGTCCTGCGCTCGGCGCGCGGTCGCACCGTCCGGCCCAAGACCGCCGGCCAGAAGCGCTACACCGACGCCATCGCTGCCAGCGTGGTGACCTTCGGCATCGGCCCGGCGGGGACCGGGAAGTCGTATCTCGCCGTGGCGCTGGCCGTGCAGGCGCTCCAGGCGCGCGAGGTCGACCGCATCATCCTGACCCGACCCGCCGTGGAGGCCGGCGAGCGCCTCGGCTTCCTGCCCGGCGACATCATGGCCAAGGTCGACCCCTACCTCCGGCCCCTCTACGACGCGCTCTACGACCTCCTGGGCCCCGAGGGTGCCCAGCGGCTCCTGGAGCGGGGGACCATCGAGGTGGCGCCGCTCGCCTTCATGCGGGGCCGCACCCTCAATCGCAGTTTCATCATCCTCGACGAGGCCCAGAACACGACGCCGGAGCAGATGAAGATGTTCCTCACGCGCATCGGTTTCGGGTCGAAGGTGGTCGTGACGGGCGACGTCACGCAGATCGACGTTCCCGGCGGGCGATCCGGTCTGCCCGGGCTCGAGATCGTCCTGGGGTCGGTGCCGGGCGTGGCGTTCGTGCACCTCACCCAGCGCGACGTGGTGCGGGCCCGCATCGTGGCCGACATCGTGTCCGCCTACGAGCGCGCCGACGTCGCCAGCGGCACGGTGCACGCCAGCACGACCCACGCCCCCCGCGCGGCGGCCGGCGGTGGCCGGCCGTCGCGCCCCGGGCGCGGGCCGCGCGGAGGGCAGCCCGATGGTGGTTGA
- the ybeY gene encoding rRNA maturation RNase YbeY — translation MVVDVFAADEQSERTIDIARWATLARAVLGAQGVKEDVEVSLLFVDEPTIAELRERFLGEEGPTDVLAFPIDEERDYGGRSPDEGGTGPGGGLSSDESDIPLLLGDVVVCPSVAARNAVDHGVSFDDEVALLVVHGLLHLVGMDHGMDEEAEKMERRERELLARFYRPAS, via the coding sequence ATGGTGGTTGACGTCTTCGCTGCCGACGAGCAGTCCGAGCGGACGATCGACATCGCCCGCTGGGCGACCCTCGCCCGGGCGGTCCTCGGGGCGCAGGGGGTCAAGGAGGACGTCGAGGTGTCGCTCCTGTTCGTCGACGAGCCCACCATCGCCGAGCTGCGCGAGCGCTTCCTCGGCGAGGAGGGCCCGACCGACGTGCTCGCCTTCCCGATCGACGAGGAGCGCGACTACGGCGGCCGCTCGCCCGACGAGGGCGGTACCGGTCCCGGCGGTGGCCTGTCGTCCGACGAGTCCGACATCCCGCTGCTGCTGGGCGACGTCGTGGTGTGCCCGTCGGTGGCGGCGCGCAACGCCGTCGACCACGGCGTGAGCTTCGACGACGAGGTGGCGCTGCTCGTGGTGCACGGGCTGCTGCACCTCGTCGGCATGGACCACGGCATGGACGAGGAGGCCGAGAAGATGGAGCGCCGCGAGCGCGAGCTCCTGGCTCGCTTCTACCGGCCCGCGTCCTGA
- a CDS encoding antibiotic biosynthesis monooxygenase has protein sequence MWAQLITTRLKPGREGDLPRLVEQLKAIEQPGSGLLRSTAMQDQNDPGKVYMMVVFESEEHARARENDPRRQEGLAEARATMAEIFDGPPEFVDLTVLEEMTPS, from the coding sequence ATGTGGGCTCAGCTCATCACGACGCGTCTGAAGCCGGGTAGGGAGGGCGACCTGCCACGGTTGGTCGAGCAGTTGAAGGCGATCGAACAACCGGGTTCGGGCCTGCTGCGCTCGACGGCCATGCAGGACCAGAACGACCCCGGCAAGGTGTACATGATGGTCGTGTTCGAGAGCGAGGAGCACGCCCGGGCACGCGAGAACGACCCGCGCCGCCAGGAAGGGCTCGCGGAAGCCCGGGCGACGATGGCGGAGATCTTCGACGGCCCTCCCGAGTTCGTCGACCTGACCGTCCTGGAGGAGATGACACCGTCGTGA
- a CDS encoding transcriptional regulator, with amino-acid sequence MNTVLPEEDEQEESARAAYARAVGSRLRAVRKQMRLSLQAVEAMSDQEFKASVLGAYERGERAISVPRLQRLAKLYDVPVDQLLPQDDDATRWGPNGEGNGNAGDNSPGRARRQLRPWDGHDKVTIDLTKLNSVSGPERDLLRRFLSMIQVQRQDFNGRMITIRAEDLRAIACLFGVTPDAMSRRLDELGLRVTS; translated from the coding sequence ATGAACACGGTGTTGCCCGAAGAGGACGAGCAGGAAGAGTCTGCGCGGGCGGCCTACGCACGCGCCGTCGGCTCCCGCCTGCGCGCCGTGCGCAAGCAGATGCGGCTCTCGCTCCAGGCCGTCGAGGCGATGTCGGACCAGGAGTTCAAGGCGTCGGTGCTCGGCGCCTACGAGCGCGGCGAGCGTGCCATCTCGGTGCCGAGGCTGCAGCGGCTGGCCAAGCTCTACGACGTGCCCGTCGACCAGCTCCTGCCCCAGGACGACGACGCCACCCGCTGGGGCCCCAACGGTGAGGGCAACGGCAACGCCGGCGACAACAGCCCGGGACGGGCCCGGCGCCAGCTGCGGCCGTGGGACGGCCACGACAAGGTCACCATCGACCTGACCAAGCTCAACTCGGTCAGCGGCCCCGAGCGCGACCTGCTGCGGCGCTTCCTGTCGATGATCCAGGTGCAGCGCCAGGACTTCAACGGGCGGATGATCACGATCCGTGCCGAGGACCTGCGGGCCATCGCCTGCCTCTTCGGGGTGACGCCCGACGCCATGAGCCGTCGCCTCGACGAGCTCGGCCTGCGCGTCACCTCCTGA